In Microbulbifer sp. GL-2, the following are encoded in one genomic region:
- the secE gene encoding preprotein translocase subunit SecE encodes MNAKAEAKTFRLDGLKWLLIVLLVGGAVAGNSYYAEFPLIYRVLAVTAICLVALVVAVNTAKGNALWQLLREAQTEVRRVVWPTRQEATQTTVVVVVFVLIMALILWALDSALGWAASKLIG; translated from the coding sequence ATGAATGCTAAAGCAGAAGCGAAAACCTTTCGTCTTGACGGCCTGAAGTGGCTGCTAATAGTGCTGCTGGTTGGTGGTGCTGTGGCGGGCAACTCTTATTATGCCGAGTTTCCCCTGATCTACCGCGTGTTGGCAGTTACTGCCATCTGCTTGGTCGCTCTGGTTGTGGCAGTAAATACCGCCAAAGGTAATGCTCTCTGGCAACTGTTGCGCGAGGCGCAAACTGAGGTCAGGCGCGTGGTTTGGCCGACTCGCCAGGAGGCAACTCAAACCACAGTGGTTGTTGTGGTTTTTGTGTTGATTATGGCGTTAATTCTCTGGGCGCTGGACTCCGCTTTAGGTTGGGCGGCTTCCAAACTCATCGGCTAA
- the tuf gene encoding elongation factor Tu: MAKEKFERSKPHVNVGTIGHVDHGKTTLTAALTRVCAEVWGGDAVAFDGIDNAPEERERGITIATSHVEYESPTRHYAHVDCPGHADYVKNMITGAAQMDGAILVCSAADGPMPQTREHILLSRQVGVPYIVVFLNKADMVDDEELLELVEMEVRELLDQYEFPGDDTPIIVGSALMALNGDDANEMGTTAVKKLVETLDEYIPEPERAVDQPFLMPIEDVFSISGRGTVVTGRVERGVINTGDEIEIVGIKETTTTTCTGVEMFRKLLDEGRAGENIGALLRGTKRDEVERGQVLAKPGSITPHTKFEAEVYVLSKDEGGRHTPFFKGYRPQFYFRTTDVTGACELPEGTEMVMPGDNIQMVVTLIAPIAMEDGLRFAIREGGRTVGAGVVAKIIE, from the coding sequence ATGGCAAAAGAAAAGTTTGAACGTTCCAAGCCCCACGTGAACGTGGGCACCATTGGTCACGTTGACCACGGTAAAACCACCCTGACTGCTGCTCTGACCCGCGTATGTGCGGAAGTTTGGGGCGGTGACGCAGTTGCCTTCGACGGCATCGACAATGCTCCGGAAGAGCGTGAGCGCGGTATCACCATCGCTACCTCTCACGTTGAGTACGAGTCCCCGACTCGCCACTACGCGCACGTAGACTGCCCCGGACACGCCGACTACGTTAAGAACATGATCACCGGTGCTGCTCAGATGGACGGCGCTATCCTGGTATGTTCTGCAGCTGACGGCCCCATGCCTCAGACTCGCGAGCACATCCTGCTGTCCCGTCAGGTTGGTGTACCTTACATCGTTGTATTCCTGAACAAAGCGGACATGGTAGACGACGAAGAGCTGCTCGAACTGGTAGAAATGGAAGTTCGCGAACTTCTCGATCAGTACGAGTTCCCGGGTGATGACACTCCGATCATCGTTGGTTCTGCTCTGATGGCCCTGAATGGCGACGACGCCAACGAAATGGGTACTACCGCTGTTAAGAAGCTGGTTGAAACCCTGGACGAGTACATCCCTGAGCCAGAGCGCGCTGTAGATCAGCCGTTCCTGATGCCGATCGAAGACGTATTCTCTATCTCTGGCCGTGGTACTGTTGTAACCGGTCGTGTAGAGCGCGGTGTAATTAACACTGGCGACGAGATCGAAATCGTTGGTATCAAAGAGACCACTACCACCACCTGTACTGGTGTTGAAATGTTCCGCAAGCTGCTCGACGAAGGTCGTGCTGGTGAGAACATCGGCGCACTGCTGCGCGGCACCAAGCGTGACGAAGTAGAGCGTGGTCAGGTACTGGCTAAGCCGGGTTCCATCACTCCGCACACCAAGTTTGAAGCGGAAGTGTATGTGCTGTCCAAGGACGAAGGTGGTCGTCACACCCCGTTCTTTAAAGGCTACCGTCCTCAGTTCTACTTCCGTACCACTGATGTAACTGGTGCGTGTGAACTGCCAGAAGGCACGGAAATGGTAATGCCGGGCGACAACATTCAAATGGTTGTTACCCTGATCGCTCCGATCGCCATGGAAGACGGCCTGCGCTTCGCTATCCGCGAAGGTGGTCGTACCGTAGGTGCGGGCGTTGTTGCTAAGATCATTGAGTAA
- a CDS encoding SPOR domain-containing protein, translating to MRWIALFLVLLNLGVFAWFAATSSTAANAAIASGASGDADARGIVLVTEMASAQLSPVKEVPAPVSVDVSGEQLCTIIGPFPEEYRGQVIVQRLSALQVSATLREIEMQGPMRYWVFLPPLHSRREAFNRLRELQAQGIDSYVIPKGTLADGISFGIFSDRGRAESLAAELVAKGIGAQSREEPQTHMERWIILAPGQAEHLAGEFWQQLQEEHPEFDRRRNLCSEVAE from the coding sequence ATGCGCTGGATCGCTCTTTTCTTAGTACTGCTTAACCTGGGGGTATTTGCCTGGTTTGCCGCTACCTCTTCGACAGCCGCTAATGCTGCCATAGCTAGTGGTGCAAGCGGGGATGCAGATGCCCGGGGAATTGTTCTTGTTACTGAGATGGCATCGGCGCAGCTGAGTCCGGTGAAAGAAGTGCCAGCCCCAGTATCGGTCGATGTCTCCGGTGAACAGTTATGCACCATAATCGGCCCCTTTCCTGAAGAGTACCGGGGGCAGGTTATTGTACAGCGTCTCTCAGCCCTCCAGGTTTCCGCCACTCTCCGAGAAATAGAAATGCAGGGGCCGATGCGCTATTGGGTATTTCTGCCACCACTACATTCTCGCCGAGAAGCGTTTAACCGGTTGCGTGAACTGCAGGCCCAGGGTATCGACAGTTATGTAATACCCAAGGGTACTCTCGCTGACGGCATTTCATTTGGTATTTTCAGCGACCGCGGCCGGGCTGAATCCCTTGCGGCAGAATTGGTGGCGAAGGGCATTGGGGCTCAGTCGCGCGAGGAGCCTCAAACCCATATGGAGCGGTGGATTATATTGGCACCGGGGCAGGCTGAGCATCTAGCTGGTGAATTCTGGCAGCAATTACAGGAAGAGCACCCCGAATTCGACCGGCGCCGGAACCTTTGTTCTGAGGTGGCGGAATGA
- a CDS encoding type III pantothenate kinase, which yields MILEIDIGNTRGKWRLLEEGRVNTRGHFGTAELREGRMPGGWDKLRLETQPKRVRVVNVAGPVVAESLVEHVRALFSLEVEFAQVLTECAGVACGYDNHRLLGADRWLAILAAYGRVQRAALIVDCGSAVTLDLIDNNGEHLGGYVVPGIGLMQRSLRLDTHAAKSAEGLILMESLGAGRNTDEAINRGLLLMVLGAIDRALAELRECTGEEPIIWLTGGDGALLCSLYQKEHHLVPELVLDGLALSNP from the coding sequence TTGATACTCGAGATTGATATAGGTAATACCCGCGGTAAATGGCGCTTGCTGGAAGAGGGGCGGGTAAATACGCGTGGTCACTTCGGTACCGCTGAGCTTCGCGAGGGTCGGATGCCGGGAGGCTGGGATAAGCTGAGACTGGAGACACAGCCAAAAAGGGTGCGCGTAGTGAACGTAGCTGGACCTGTTGTCGCCGAGTCACTGGTGGAACATGTGCGTGCACTGTTTTCCCTGGAGGTGGAGTTTGCGCAGGTCCTGACAGAATGTGCGGGAGTGGCCTGCGGTTATGATAACCATCGTTTACTGGGAGCAGACCGCTGGTTGGCGATACTCGCCGCCTACGGCCGGGTCCAGCGAGCGGCGCTAATTGTGGACTGCGGCAGCGCGGTTACTCTCGATTTAATAGACAATAATGGCGAACATCTCGGCGGATATGTCGTTCCCGGAATCGGTTTGATGCAGCGCTCCCTGCGGCTGGATACACATGCAGCCAAAAGTGCAGAGGGATTAATCCTGATGGAATCCTTGGGCGCCGGGCGTAATACCGATGAGGCAATTAACCGTGGCTTACTTCTGATGGTGCTGGGGGCAATTGATCGGGCCCTCGCCGAGCTGCGTGAATGCACTGGTGAAGAGCCTATTATCTGGCTTACCGGTGGAGATGGGGCGCTGCTGTGTTCCCTTTATCAGAAGGAGCATCATCTGGTTCCGGAGCTGGTGTTGGATGGCTTGGCGTTGAGTAACCCCTAA
- the birA gene encoding bifunctional biotin--[acetyl-CoA-carboxylase] ligase/biotin operon repressor BirA: MAKSPLEQLRPVLELLADGGMHSGESLGATLGVSRAAVWKQLQKLEYYGLVLESVKGRGYRLPGGLDLLSSEKIDKGLSEKVKGLLRELLLFNEVGSTNTQLLTRMEEGSGHGVAILAERQSAGRGRRGRNWISPYGAGVSLSVGWEFSGGVQILEGLSLAVGVALARALERFSVPDIRLKWPNDIWCRGRKLAGVLLELKGDLTDRCAVVIGIGLNSGLRDESANAIDQPWADLQQVCPGVPRNDLVAAILDELLPLLHGYPQRGFGAYRDVWSNLDQFAGQRVTLQAGSQAWTGTAAGVDDKGAFILDMDGELKHFHGGEISLRGQI, translated from the coding sequence ATGGCAAAAAGCCCGCTCGAGCAGTTGCGCCCGGTATTGGAATTACTGGCGGATGGCGGCATGCATTCCGGTGAGTCTCTCGGCGCGACACTGGGTGTAAGTCGCGCAGCGGTGTGGAAGCAATTACAAAAGCTTGAGTACTACGGCTTGGTATTGGAATCGGTTAAAGGGCGGGGCTACCGCCTGCCCGGGGGGCTGGATTTACTTTCATCGGAAAAAATTGATAAAGGGCTCAGTGAAAAAGTTAAAGGGCTTTTGCGCGAGCTACTTCTATTTAACGAAGTAGGCTCCACCAATACACAGCTCCTGACTCGTATGGAGGAGGGCAGTGGGCATGGCGTTGCCATATTGGCCGAGCGCCAGAGTGCTGGCCGCGGACGTCGAGGACGCAACTGGATCAGCCCTTATGGGGCCGGGGTCAGCCTGTCCGTTGGCTGGGAATTTAGTGGCGGGGTACAGATTCTTGAGGGGTTAAGCCTAGCGGTGGGGGTGGCGTTGGCGCGGGCGCTGGAGCGCTTTTCTGTGCCTGATATCCGCCTCAAGTGGCCCAATGATATCTGGTGCCGTGGCCGCAAGCTCGCCGGAGTATTGCTTGAGCTAAAAGGTGATTTAACCGATCGCTGTGCTGTGGTTATCGGTATAGGCCTAAATAGTGGCCTGCGAGATGAAAGTGCCAATGCCATTGACCAGCCGTGGGCGGATTTACAGCAGGTTTGTCCAGGAGTTCCCCGCAATGATCTGGTTGCCGCGATACTTGATGAGTTATTGCCGCTGTTGCACGGGTATCCGCAGCGAGGTTTTGGTGCGTATCGCGATGTCTGGTCGAATCTGGATCAGTTTGCTGGCCAGCGGGTTACCCTGCAGGCGGGGTCTCAGGCTTGGACTGGTACCGCAGCTGGTGTGGATGATAAAGGTGCCTTTATCCTTGATATGGATGGAGAGCTGAAACACTTCCATGGTGGAGAAATTTCATTGCGGGGGCAGATTTGA
- the alr gene encoding alanine racemase → MNDFREGLLSINLQSIADNYLGLTKRLAVGSRCGAVVKADAYGLGMIQVAPTLYRHGCRDFFVATQAEGERLRGELGDDVRIVILTGVRTGAELECARAGLMPTLFTLEQLRNWVEICARAELAAPCAVKVDSGMTRLGLSSEEFESLLGDRQLLQSADIRILLSHLACADEPHHPQNDFQLRSFKEAGERLRDLCPEVQLSLANSSGIFLGEDYHFDIARPGSALYGINPVPGTPNPMRSTVALSLPIVQKRFVSCEQSVGYGATQQAAAGSWLAVARGGYADGIIRAQGGRGRGWACGRQLPIVGRISMDSTTFDISALSDKDRESLQTIEILNSDLTVDEVAGYAGTIGYEVLTSLGHRYFRRYIKS, encoded by the coding sequence ATGAATGATTTCCGCGAGGGGCTGCTTAGCATTAATTTGCAGTCAATTGCAGATAACTACTTGGGGCTGACCAAGCGGTTGGCCGTTGGCAGTCGCTGTGGCGCAGTGGTCAAGGCGGATGCTTATGGGCTCGGCATGATTCAGGTAGCGCCAACCCTCTACCGGCACGGGTGTCGTGATTTCTTTGTTGCAACCCAGGCGGAAGGGGAGCGTCTTCGTGGCGAACTGGGTGATGATGTTCGTATCGTTATTCTCACCGGTGTGCGTACGGGAGCTGAATTGGAGTGTGCCCGTGCCGGGTTGATGCCAACATTGTTTACCCTGGAGCAGCTACGTAATTGGGTCGAAATTTGCGCCCGCGCCGAGCTTGCAGCGCCATGTGCGGTAAAAGTGGATTCGGGTATGACCCGCCTGGGACTCAGCTCTGAGGAGTTTGAATCACTGCTGGGAGACCGGCAATTATTGCAATCTGCTGATATTCGTATCCTCTTAAGTCATTTGGCTTGTGCGGATGAGCCCCACCACCCTCAAAATGACTTTCAGCTGCGCAGCTTTAAAGAGGCCGGAGAAAGATTACGTGACCTGTGCCCCGAGGTTCAATTGAGCCTCGCTAATTCCTCCGGCATTTTCCTCGGTGAGGATTATCATTTCGATATTGCGCGCCCCGGCTCTGCGCTCTATGGGATCAACCCGGTTCCAGGAACACCCAATCCAATGCGCTCCACCGTGGCGCTCAGTCTGCCTATAGTGCAAAAGCGCTTTGTAAGCTGCGAACAGTCAGTTGGTTATGGTGCCACTCAACAGGCCGCAGCAGGAAGCTGGTTGGCGGTGGCGCGTGGCGGCTATGCCGACGGTATAATCCGGGCCCAGGGGGGGCGTGGTCGAGGTTGGGCCTGTGGCCGCCAGTTGCCGATTGTCGGGCGTATATCTATGGATTCCACCACATTCGATATCTCTGCGTTATCAGACAAAGATCGGGAGTCCCTGCAGACGATAGAGATCTTAAACAGTGACCTGACGGTGGATGAGGTGGCAGGGTACGCTGGTACTATCGGCTACGAGGTCTTGACCAGCCTCGGGCACCGCTATTTCCGTCGCTATATAAAAAGTTGA
- a CDS encoding ABC transporter permease: MSQGAPRELLEEKYDAVLQIDEGFEAEYRSFLSPKIYLYVDGSNKSGGRGIQLIQERLGALQRVIMQQRLSARGIAPQVLTPWQVQVRDVSTPSSRGLAILGLMVPTLLIMALMVCSTAPSIDTSAGERERMSIETLLQQPFSGWQIIVAKVIAVTSIGWSGALFSLVVLTLSFSLLPLAEIGVQFSAGVSALIAMGLLLLPLALLVAVLQILLALRSQSFKDAQIQLSILQGLPVTLLLVVNLSNIELDSPAWQMTPLIGQQQWLSLLMAGESISVPLALAGSMVTLSLVGLCILVGARALSRESLLGAT, encoded by the coding sequence TTGAGCCAGGGGGCTCCACGCGAGCTTCTTGAGGAAAAGTATGATGCAGTCCTGCAAATAGATGAGGGCTTTGAAGCGGAATACCGTAGTTTTCTGTCTCCAAAAATCTATCTGTATGTCGATGGATCTAATAAGTCCGGGGGACGAGGTATACAGCTTATTCAAGAGCGCCTGGGGGCACTTCAGCGAGTAATTATGCAGCAGCGCCTCTCTGCAAGAGGGATTGCGCCCCAGGTCCTGACTCCTTGGCAGGTACAGGTCAGGGATGTCAGTACCCCATCCAGTCGAGGGCTGGCTATCCTGGGGTTAATGGTACCGACACTATTGATCATGGCGCTAATGGTGTGCAGTACGGCTCCGTCAATTGATACTTCTGCGGGGGAGCGTGAACGTATGAGTATCGAAACCTTATTGCAACAGCCTTTTAGTGGTTGGCAAATCATTGTGGCGAAAGTTATTGCGGTGACCAGTATAGGCTGGTCTGGAGCGCTTTTTTCGCTCGTAGTTTTAACCCTGTCCTTTAGTCTGCTTCCATTGGCAGAGATCGGTGTACAGTTTTCAGCAGGGGTTAGTGCGCTTATAGCTATGGGTTTATTACTATTGCCGCTCGCACTATTGGTGGCCGTCCTGCAGATTCTCCTGGCTCTGCGCTCTCAGTCCTTTAAGGATGCGCAAATCCAGCTGAGCATTCTGCAAGGGTTGCCTGTCACACTGTTGTTGGTAGTCAACCTGTCCAATATCGAGCTGGACTCTCCCGCCTGGCAGATGACCCCATTAATTGGCCAGCAGCAGTGGCTCAGTCTGTTGATGGCGGGAGAGTCAATTTCTGTGCCTTTGGCTCTGGCTGGCTCTATGGTCACCCTTTCTTTGGTTGGGCTGTGTATATTAGTAGGTGCACGTGCTCTGAGCCGTGAGAGCTTGCTTGGGGCGACCTAG
- a CDS encoding ATP-binding cassette domain-containing protein, whose protein sequence is MIKVDAVCKQFSGTPVLRDLNFSIPDGQITALLGANGAGKTTCLRIITGLLKADSGNVYVGGLDTSKNPKEVRRQLGVVGDREGLYERLTVAEYLSFFASAQGLAGVELDGALQSVRDELELSSLWGRRTKGFSQGERMKVSLARALVHRPSHLILDEPTRGLDVLAARLLRRTLLQLKAEGTAILFSSHIMAEVTELSDKVLVMANGAIVDSGTPDELNTRSGSSNLEDSFVKLAYGAQAETSQRGEVV, encoded by the coding sequence GTGATCAAAGTTGATGCCGTCTGTAAGCAGTTCTCCGGAACCCCTGTGTTGCGAGACCTGAATTTTTCCATTCCGGATGGGCAGATAACAGCCTTGCTCGGTGCCAATGGCGCAGGTAAAACGACATGCCTGCGAATCATTACCGGTTTGTTAAAAGCGGATAGTGGAAATGTTTATGTCGGTGGTTTGGACACCTCAAAAAACCCAAAGGAAGTGCGCCGGCAATTAGGTGTTGTCGGGGACAGGGAAGGACTCTATGAGCGTCTAACGGTAGCGGAATACCTGTCTTTCTTCGCCAGTGCCCAAGGGTTGGCTGGAGTAGAGTTGGATGGAGCATTGCAGTCCGTAAGGGATGAGCTTGAGCTATCCAGTCTTTGGGGTCGTCGAACAAAGGGGTTTTCCCAAGGGGAGAGAATGAAGGTATCTCTTGCCCGTGCATTGGTGCATCGCCCCAGTCACTTGATACTGGATGAGCCCACTCGGGGCCTGGATGTTCTTGCTGCTAGATTGTTACGCAGAACACTTTTACAGTTGAAGGCAGAGGGGACAGCAATTTTATTTTCTAGCCATATTATGGCGGAGGTTACTGAACTCTCCGATAAGGTTTTAGTGATGGCGAATGGCGCCATTGTTGACAGTGGTACGCCGGATGAACTCAATACCCGGTCAGGAAGTAGTAATCTTGAAGACAGTTTTGTAAAACTTGCTTATGGCGCTCAAGCGGAAACCAGTCAACGGGGAGAAGTGGTATGA
- a CDS encoding alpha/beta fold hydrolase: MGKLKQKPYHCGQTGANAIQWHRVVSDRISQGSIHWNTRHIDKEKIVVIWMWRLFFCCVGLSGLVSKAVMAGQEKISLEDCYLDGWQYSLQCSRLAVGEGDVQVNLAVMVSPALDESGVEPLYLLAGGPGQAASDLAVLLNKFRKINQNRAIVLVDRRGAGLSRPFSCGIDRDTPNDLDLISKSLADCYLKQTTFANSLSSRQTVEDLELVRKYFGHEKISLWGGSWGTRTALLYQQWYPDSLSALVLDAVAPIDTKVFLSASAAEQAIQILARDCQSDPGCSRFGDWREVLDQLLVDWDDSIGENLPDPSTGRFTAHTMSRWALQSMIRAALYSPEASAQLPFAITEAGLGNYLPLAGISGLFSDTTTGMSLGLTFSVACSEELYRISEEEVSSDIAGTFVGNAFLDFFSRGCEVWPVPERRYAKPEPRDHPVLLISGEADPITPPDYAKENLDYLSNKQHLIVRSGGHINSVRGCIPTLIGEFLEAPEVQLDQACIKDIHRPPFMIGAYGPELIHRLNSGTTEKSTRGEEP; this comes from the coding sequence ATGGGCAAGCTAAAACAGAAACCTTACCACTGTGGGCAGACGGGTGCTAATGCAATTCAGTGGCATAGGGTAGTAAGCGACAGGATCAGTCAAGGTTCGATACACTGGAATACTCGCCATATAGATAAGGAGAAAATTGTCGTGATATGGATGTGGAGGTTATTTTTCTGCTGCGTTGGGTTGAGTGGACTTGTCTCAAAAGCAGTGATGGCAGGCCAGGAGAAAATTAGTCTGGAAGACTGCTATCTGGATGGCTGGCAATATTCTTTGCAGTGTTCACGGCTTGCGGTAGGGGAAGGCGATGTCCAGGTTAACCTGGCTGTGATGGTATCGCCGGCGTTAGATGAGAGCGGAGTGGAGCCTCTGTACCTTCTTGCTGGGGGGCCAGGTCAAGCCGCAAGTGATCTCGCAGTTCTGTTGAATAAGTTCCGTAAAATAAATCAGAATCGAGCAATTGTACTGGTGGATCGGCGAGGGGCAGGACTGTCCCGTCCTTTCAGCTGCGGCATCGATCGCGATACACCAAATGATTTGGACCTGATTTCAAAGTCACTGGCAGACTGTTATCTAAAGCAGACAACATTTGCTAACTCACTGAGCAGTCGCCAGACGGTTGAAGATCTTGAATTGGTGCGTAAATATTTCGGGCACGAGAAAATCTCTCTATGGGGGGGCTCCTGGGGAACTCGAACGGCTTTGCTTTACCAGCAGTGGTACCCGGATAGTCTGAGTGCTCTGGTGCTTGATGCGGTGGCACCTATCGATACAAAGGTGTTTTTAAGTGCCTCGGCTGCAGAGCAAGCTATTCAAATTCTGGCGAGGGATTGTCAATCAGATCCGGGCTGTTCAAGGTTTGGTGACTGGAGAGAAGTATTGGATCAATTGCTGGTTGATTGGGATGATTCCATTGGAGAAAACCTTCCCGACCCAAGTACCGGAAGGTTTACTGCGCACACCATGTCACGCTGGGCATTGCAAAGTATGATCCGGGCAGCTCTGTATTCTCCTGAAGCATCAGCACAATTACCATTCGCGATTACTGAAGCTGGCCTGGGAAATTATTTGCCATTGGCAGGTATATCCGGCCTTTTTTCCGATACAACTACGGGGATGTCTCTCGGGCTGACCTTCTCTGTTGCCTGCTCAGAAGAGCTGTACCGTATCAGTGAGGAAGAGGTTTCTTCGGATATTGCCGGCACGTTTGTTGGTAACGCTTTCCTTGATTTTTTCTCCCGTGGCTGTGAAGTTTGGCCAGTACCGGAAAGGCGTTATGCAAAGCCTGAGCCTCGTGATCATCCTGTTCTTTTAATTTCGGGTGAAGCTGATCCGATAACGCCGCCTGACTATGCGAAAGAAAACCTTGATTACCTTTCCAACAAACAGCACCTAATTGTGAGGAGTGGTGGTCACATTAATTCTGTTAGGGGTTGTATTCCAACTTTGATCGGGGAGTTTCTTGAAGCTCCTGAAGTGCAGCTGGATCAGGCTTGTATCAAAGATATTCACAGGCCACCCTTTATGATCGGGGCCTATGGGCCAGAGTTGATTCACAGGCTAAATTCGGGCACTACAGAAAAGTCTACAAGGGGGGAGGAGCCGTGA